Proteins encoded together in one Peribacillus asahii window:
- a CDS encoding YgaP family membrane protein, with protein MKFERNIGILNSLLRITCGFTVLAWAIAKMAKKPWKESYLFVAMMAGMKIGEGILRYCPIVDLMQQRDSVDSSEPKDSQVADAIKNFLPEDITEKDEQSNHHNEASH; from the coding sequence ATGAAGTTTGAACGGAATATCGGTATCCTTAACTCTTTATTACGTATTACTTGTGGTTTTACAGTATTAGCTTGGGCAATCGCTAAAATGGCAAAAAAACCATGGAAAGAATCGTATTTATTCGTTGCCATGATGGCTGGCATGAAAATTGGGGAAGGGATTCTTCGCTATTGTCCAATCGTCGACTTAATGCAGCAAAGAGACTCTGTTGACTCATCTGAACCAAAAGACTCTCAAGTAGCAGATGCTATAAAAAACTTTCTTCCAGAAGATATTACTGAAAAAGATGAGCAATCTAATCATCACAATGAAGCCTCACACTAA
- a CDS encoding adenine deaminase C-terminal domain-containing protein, with the protein MLEQRYRWKNKHLREHIEVLDGQRAPYLLLTNATYLNQTMRQWVTANIWIYDDRIVYVGNNLPEITDGCEVVDCTGKVLVPGYIEPHAHPFQLYNPHSFSHYTSSFGTTTLINDNLLLLLQLNKKKAFSFLGELRNIPTSMYWWMRFDSQTELNEEESFISHSAVKSWLEHDAVLQGGELTGWPRLLAGDDMMLHWIQEAKRMRKKIEGHFPGASEKTLAKMMLFGVDSDHEAMTGDEVMNRLLQGYSVSLRYSSIRPDLPKLLQEIHELGIDQYDHLFLTTDGSPPSFYEQGCMDVLIKLAIENGVPIIDAYNMATVNIARYYNIDYLHGNIATGRVANINFLTDAMNPAPVSVLAKGKWVKRDGISMELDRPISWQEFGFDRLELDWQLDLAEDFEFSMPFGIEMMNNVITKPYSIVCDVGNEELPFDHDECFFMLIDREGKWRINTILKGFANRLCGFAASYTSTGDIILIGKRKKDMLAAFNRMKELGGGIVIAEYGEIIGELPLVLRGVMSDKSVPELIQEENWIKQLLRERGYRFADPIYTLQFFSTTHLPYIRVTQRGLYDVMNKTVLFPTIMR; encoded by the coding sequence ATGTTAGAACAACGCTATAGGTGGAAAAATAAACATCTGCGAGAGCATATTGAAGTACTGGATGGTCAGCGTGCACCATATCTTTTATTAACAAATGCTACGTATTTAAATCAAACAATGCGACAATGGGTTACAGCAAACATTTGGATTTACGATGACCGAATTGTCTATGTTGGAAATAACCTTCCTGAGATTACAGATGGTTGCGAAGTGGTAGATTGTACCGGAAAAGTTTTAGTACCGGGATATATTGAACCACATGCACATCCATTTCAGTTATATAATCCCCATTCTTTTAGCCACTATACATCATCTTTTGGAACGACAACGCTTATCAATGACAACTTGCTATTACTCCTTCAATTGAATAAAAAGAAAGCGTTTTCTTTTCTGGGGGAACTTCGAAATATCCCGACATCAATGTATTGGTGGATGCGCTTTGACTCCCAAACAGAATTAAATGAGGAGGAGAGCTTTATTTCTCATAGTGCTGTAAAGTCTTGGCTTGAGCATGATGCTGTTCTTCAAGGGGGAGAGTTAACAGGGTGGCCGCGATTGTTAGCGGGGGATGACATGATGCTTCACTGGATTCAAGAAGCAAAACGAATGCGCAAAAAAATTGAAGGGCATTTTCCAGGAGCATCTGAGAAAACATTAGCGAAAATGATGCTGTTTGGGGTAGATAGTGATCATGAGGCGATGACGGGGGACGAAGTGATGAATCGTCTGCTGCAGGGCTATTCTGTATCTTTAAGATATTCATCGATTCGACCGGATTTACCTAAATTACTACAGGAAATTCATGAATTGGGTATTGATCAATATGATCATCTTTTTTTAACAACAGATGGTTCCCCGCCTTCTTTTTATGAGCAGGGGTGTATGGATGTATTAATTAAACTAGCGATTGAGAATGGCGTTCCTATTATCGATGCTTATAATATGGCCACTGTGAATATTGCTCGCTATTATAATATTGATTATTTGCATGGCAATATTGCAACGGGGCGAGTAGCGAATATTAACTTTTTAACGGATGCTATGAACCCAGCACCTGTGTCTGTACTGGCGAAAGGAAAATGGGTGAAACGAGATGGTATTTCTATGGAGCTGGACCGACCAATTAGTTGGCAAGAGTTCGGTTTTGACCGACTTGAATTAGATTGGCAATTAGATCTTGCAGAGGACTTTGAATTTTCGATGCCATTTGGAATTGAAATGATGAATAATGTAATTACGAAGCCTTATTCAATTGTTTGTGATGTTGGAAACGAAGAATTGCCTTTTGATCATGATGAGTGCTTTTTTATGCTGATTGACCGAGAAGGGAAATGGAGAATTAATACAATTCTAAAAGGGTTTGCTAATAGACTATGCGGGTTTGCAGCGTCATACACTAGTACAGGCGACATTATTTTGATTGGGAAACGGAAAAAAGATATGCTTGCTGCTTTTAATCGTATGAAAGAATTAGGTGGTGGTATCGTTATTGCAGAATACGGAGAAATCATTGGCGAGCTGCCTCTTGTATTAAGAGGAGTAATGTCTGATAAATCTGTTCCTGAATTGATTCAAGAGGAAAATTGGATTAAACAATTATTAAGGGAAAGAGGCTATCGGTTTGCAGATCCGATTTATACGCTGCAATTTTTCTCGACGACTCATTTGCCTTATATTCGTGTTACGCAAAGAGGGCTTTATGATGTTATGAATAAAACTGTACTCTTTCCTACTATAATGCGTTAA
- a CDS encoding DUF3048 domain-containing protein, which translates to MMKRNIVLCLLVAGVLITGCSKKEEVQEPVPVEEDVPKEEAEAPEFVHTYPLTGVGTNDSIDQRAVAVMVNNHTKARPQSGLTKADIVYEMLAEGEVTRLLAVYQSEKPEQVGPIRSARDYYIELAKGLDCIYVCHGNSPDAESMLKQGYIDHLNGLYYDGTLFKRSSERKAPHNSYISFENIEKGAMEKGYNLTGAPASFVFLNKEEIKRLEGDSVTKVSINYGFPAYNTQFEYDVQQGKYKRYSNGEQTKEATTSVPVLVDNVLIIETAHRVIDKVGRRDIDLQSGGKGYLLQKGKVKEVEWINKDGRIVPVSNGVDVGLIPGKTWVNIIPNQPGLTQNVTLNAAGN; encoded by the coding sequence ATGATGAAACGTAACATCGTGCTGTGTCTATTGGTTGCAGGGGTATTGATAACGGGTTGTTCAAAAAAGGAAGAAGTTCAGGAGCCGGTTCCAGTAGAAGAGGATGTACCAAAGGAAGAAGCTGAAGCTCCCGAATTCGTTCATACTTACCCATTAACTGGTGTCGGTACAAATGATTCGATCGACCAGCGCGCGGTTGCAGTGATGGTAAATAATCATACGAAAGCTCGTCCACAGTCCGGTCTTACCAAAGCGGATATTGTTTATGAAATGCTGGCGGAAGGCGAAGTTACACGATTATTAGCGGTATATCAAAGCGAAAAACCAGAACAAGTAGGCCCAATTCGTAGTGCACGTGACTATTATATAGAGCTTGCTAAAGGATTAGATTGTATTTATGTTTGTCATGGAAATAGTCCAGATGCTGAGAGTATGCTTAAACAAGGATATATCGATCATTTGAATGGTTTGTATTATGATGGTACGCTATTTAAGCGTTCGAGTGAACGAAAAGCTCCACATAATTCTTATATTAGTTTTGAAAATATTGAAAAGGGAGCAATGGAAAAGGGGTATAATTTGACTGGTGCTCCAGCCTCTTTCGTTTTTTTAAATAAAGAAGAGATAAAAAGGTTAGAAGGAGATTCCGTGACAAAAGTTAGTATTAACTATGGATTCCCCGCCTATAATACGCAGTTTGAGTATGATGTACAACAAGGAAAATATAAAAGATATTCAAACGGTGAGCAAACAAAGGAGGCAACGACATCTGTTCCTGTACTTGTCGATAATGTCTTGATTATTGAGACAGCACATCGAGTAATAGATAAAGTTGGCCGCCGCGATATTGACCTGCAAAGTGGAGGAAAAGGCTATCTGCTTCAAAAAGGGAAAGTGAAGGAAGTAGAATGGATAAATAAAGACGGAAGAATCGTTCCAGTTTCAAATGGGGTAGATGTTGGCTTGATTCCAGGGAAAACGTGGGTTAACATTATACCGAACCAACCAGGGTTGACCCAAAACGTAACATTGAATGCTGCTGGAAATTGA